A part of Aspergillus flavus chromosome 5, complete sequence genomic DNA contains:
- a CDS encoding putative O-methyltransferase — MSQNQPTTRQRNDEAELDLLDFIYAQPNRDEIQGNPQKVLDLIDEFAKSRHLIHVGPEKGKVVADLIAERKPQTMIELGGYVGYSAILFGDAVRRAGGKKYYSLELNPEYAAISTLLLDLAGLRDFVQILVGRSDQSLNKLCASGEVPQVEIMFIDHYKPAYTTDLKLCEQLGMIVPHVSVLVADNVLYPGNPPYLEYVRSTVEQKRKAAEKGPIQMYNTEGIPAVSVRAFLGSDSTPLFDILGDPNLVYESTLNQPEGLRDALEITRCVGVEKA, encoded by the exons ATGTCGCAAAACCAGCCTACAACTCGTCAG CGCAATGACGAAGCCGAACTCGACCTTCTCGACTTCATCTACGCCCAGCCAAACCGGGATGAGATCCAAGGAAACCCCCAGAAAGTACTGGATCTGATTGACGAATTCGCTAAATCGCGTCACCTCATCCATGTGGGGCCCGAGAAAGGGAAGGTCGTAGCAGACCTCATAGCGGAGCGCAAGCCCCAGACCATGATCGAACTCGGAGGTTACGTGGGTTACTCGGCCATCCTGTTCGGCGATGCCGTGCGTCGGGCCGGTGGCAAAAAGTACTACAGTTTAGAGTTGAACCCTGAATATGCCGCCATCTCGACTCTGTTGCTGGATCTGGCGGGCCTCCGGGATTTTGTCCAGATCCTGGTGGGTCGCAGCGACCAGTCCCTGAATAAGTTGTGTGCCAGCGGCGAAGTCCCACAGGTGGAAATTATGTTCATTGATCACTATAAGCCCGCGTATACTACGGATCTGAAGCTATGCGAGCAGCTTGGCATGATCGTTCCCCATGTTTCGGTTCTGGTGGCTGATAACGTGCTCTATCCGGGGAATCCACCGTACCTGGAGTATGTCCGGAGCACGGTGGAGCAGAAACGAAAGGCGGCTGAGAAGGGGCCAATCCAGATGTATAACACGGAGGGTATACCTGCTGTGAGTGTGCGGGCCTTTCTTGGCTCGGATTCGACGCCTCTGTTTGACATCCTCGGGGACCCGAATTTGGTGTATGAGAGCACCTTGAATCAACCGGAGGGACTTCGG GATGCCCTTGAGATTACTCGATGTGTAGGAGTTGAGAAGGCGTGA